One window of the Lactococcus lactis genome contains the following:
- the tnpB gene encoding IS66 family insertion sequence element accessory protein TnpB (TnpB, as the term is used for proteins encoded by IS66 family insertion elements, is considered an accessory protein, since TnpC, encoded by a neighboring gene, is a DDE family transposase.): MFDWTSAEHLYLVCGKTGLRKGIDGLATVILEQFDLNPYEDGLFLFCGNRKDRFKALYWEGDGFLLLYKRFENGRLNVPSIKTK; this comes from the coding sequence ATGTTTGATTGGACAAGCGCTGAACACCTCTACTTGGTTTGTGGGAAGACAGGCTTAAGAAAAGGCATTGATGGCCTCGCCACAGTGATTCTGGAGCAGTTTGACCTCAATCCCTATGAGGATGGCCTCTTTCTCTTTTGTGGCAATCGCAAAGACCGCTTTAAGGCACTCTATTGGGAGGGCGACGGCTTTCTCCTGCTCTATAAACGCTTTGAAAATGGAAGACTCAATGTCCCAAGCATCAAGACAAAGTAA
- a CDS encoding LPXTG cell wall anchor domain-containing protein: MSHTKRKNHAPWLIAGSALALMTLGGVLSLQASTQTKPKPSAEPSMAQAAESLATLAQKTAYVKAASDEKALAATRKLTKGGKIKGGALTLTPKATTAKGITENTQQAMKAEGQAFSSKAGQAEANRLDSQAHSLGIDTLTKWAMSAQELATLQKGQAFSAYVTKLKQEANWENWSPEMQELFESGNAPLDATIHVTVKKGETTSSSSAVENLQQIYSGELVKFIPLAERGKIFNAAGLKKFSQAPFVDASGDATIFLKAKSMQGKASTQDLLTQILKAKTLDEAMRTSLKQGLTAKESTPNEGLLSDFLGGLVAHADSTNFSASGSGWVIGSDGNFTATSNQATDYFINDPSGDGGGWVLAPNGRYYPSYCIDIADGGATESSSYVLNTVNNGNNGLTGGANAGNIANLLPSDPTSLNDLMDLLYAATEVALAGNSQGVDAGTAQNLTANVAVVEQALNAAHGTYGSFAQMTDGQIMAQSTWAGTWIGDNWSKITAQMTSDQKNAQGTAGPSATSNDLMIIGMGSADTGIKAPDASSLSEKLPLKSSDGNAELYVGDNGKLWVKALKPTNGTVTFPKIETQGTAGTSLGTAPFYIADKANNSEGAGLQTRLAPVGLFKAGTPQSGAINVSIKMLAMGENKGQKTQSGNSNPTGFSQAGAVLEVENVATGKRLKASDAIDSNDPIKASSGTLTTGSDGNLQLEVGADGKYGLTNLPIADDKGNYDTYRYVEVKAPKGEALSVPDEKGTFSFEASDSVDATSHNLETADTLIQDSPMVETGIAKIDADTTFQGTNGKPDLSGAELSLYVKTSDSGTTVINGVSKVGTFVPVKQSQGIDPNTGKSAAVVLSVDAHYAPNANGNIVLVTNQDGVAGKVSHLALPNSDDLYWFETKTPKGFANNPDGLSEHFESSNAIDAANNNLEDNHATSGTISDKPMLALHLDKNSTNPAFDTVLGKATYEAVDEKGTPLTLDEGLDPKTGTAANIYVTTGTLVKNDQQLLEVEATSDGKIDLQNIDGTKVSGNLHFVEVNPADGHAKSNVKVEETIKPDTYSSDDTNFEASATTTDKPMGELALTKIDADTKSSTTQGAALLQGATLGLYAETSTSGTTMIEGVTYSGTLVPVAQSAGVNPKTGESAPVVLSNGGTYAKDADGKVVLVSDSKGNFGEVQNLDLSQNLTYYGIELQAPYGYTRNTNAHVWNFSKDSKVDSTTNNYEDSDNLKGTIADRVVDFDFMFDKVAGDNGATGLKGSGWTLTPVSGTTTAANAMNTLGKFNNSEQTNLIGRDTMISPDTGLATPVTKVSQLYLGATQTSHNFTDPQGALETGMVEYDHVQAGKYIASETTVPDGETKAHDMEVDILPDGTTNGAPDDYEFKVTDETTHHVLTDQDIPVSYDPTKDGLLLLDDNNLLGKFNLGQIKDNPIVPPTLTTNAFDEATNKATLGLGQVTIGDNVTATNVASAKTLTGVLVDHSGNPVKDGAGNVIQKSETVSPDNQGNLNTTLALPPFDDEDALNAKFTVEETLLDETGKVLVEDKNYQNNPTETVTVGKVPTFSTQLSDNVLKFGNNVLQDKVSGSGYEPNQQVQINVDGMMDQATEKVLPATGSSILTADEDGKISGEVAVNVAISDVALADHHLTAYESAFLVINGKVSTKPVAKADNPTDKNETGTVSKVPDGATQVSTATVQVGQNTIEDNYQSTNGSYVSGTQVLAKAGEWDVTKNKAISATGEATLTADDNGKLDGKIPVTFTLDNSEMGDTIVTTEAAYLVVNGKPSTTPVVVNDSHTDKKEMVQLPNFQPHKEDNLIAGTDKNGKLSLTSVLEDLQELQDDRQNISNFALTNQNWDLTTDETGPTYQAEVATTAKNPAVNQFEKNRKMNNNNRNVLLGQTYDFPLMLDVRNLNQSAQETEIQMTDDLPTQYLNLLLGQITIRNSEGQVLSPSLYIVTAGKETKGKTPITIAFKATKEIKDANGQTVKIVDTTKIPLGERYFIDLPVSVKDSTPNGTKIVNTANETVFDTSGHQVTKATETRQNQVVTPSGSTKVEKNTLKPVKDATYVDDWTSDKDRPLTVGQTYTVKVPGFIWDKTTNQEVKATGSVTFVATAPVMTVKIPVQLDASSLSGHDLVTMEDLFMKDDTTKKDIKVAEFRDKNATSETVHVEKTSVPQTPQSPQSPQPPKTPLQVITSVLPKTGDKGGGLLAALGALVLLSVAVLKRKALVSLKRKLRRKLKK; this comes from the coding sequence ATGTCACACACAAAACGCAAAAACCATGCACCGTGGTTGATTGCAGGGAGTGCCCTAGCACTCATGACCTTAGGAGGCGTGCTCAGCCTCCAAGCAAGCACCCAAACAAAGCCCAAGCCATCCGCAGAGCCTTCCATGGCACAGGCGGCCGAGAGTCTCGCTACCCTTGCCCAAAAGACCGCTTATGTCAAGGCAGCGAGTGATGAGAAAGCTTTGGCGGCCACACGAAAGCTCACTAAGGGTGGGAAAATTAAAGGTGGCGCGCTCACACTCACCCCAAAAGCCACGACGGCTAAAGGGATTACGGAAAACACCCAACAAGCCATGAAGGCTGAAGGTCAGGCCTTTAGTTCAAAAGCGGGACAAGCAGAAGCGAACCGCTTGGACAGTCAAGCTCACTCTCTAGGAATTGACACCTTGACTAAATGGGCAATGAGCGCACAAGAGCTTGCGACCCTACAAAAAGGTCAGGCTTTTAGCGCCTATGTCACAAAACTCAAACAAGAAGCCAACTGGGAGAATTGGTCACCAGAGATGCAGGAACTCTTTGAAAGTGGGAATGCGCCGTTAGATGCGACCATTCACGTCACGGTCAAAAAAGGAGAGACCACTTCGAGCTCGTCTGCGGTTGAAAACCTCCAACAAATTTATTCGGGAGAACTGGTTAAATTTATCCCGCTTGCTGAAAGAGGAAAAATTTTCAATGCGGCAGGACTCAAAAAGTTCAGTCAAGCACCTTTCGTGGACGCAAGTGGCGATGCCACAATCTTCTTAAAAGCGAAAAGTATGCAGGGCAAAGCTTCCACGCAAGACCTCCTCACTCAAATCTTGAAAGCGAAGACCCTAGATGAGGCCATGCGTACCTCGCTTAAACAAGGATTGACAGCTAAAGAAAGCACACCAAACGAAGGCCTACTTTCTGATTTCTTGGGTGGCTTAGTAGCCCACGCGGATAGTACGAACTTTAGTGCCTCTGGGAGTGGTTGGGTGATTGGGAGCGATGGGAATTTCACCGCCACCAGTAATCAAGCGACGGATTATTTCATCAATGACCCTAGTGGCGACGGTGGTGGCTGGGTCTTAGCTCCCAATGGGCGCTATTATCCGTCCTACTGTATTGATATTGCGGACGGTGGCGCGACAGAATCATCCAGTTATGTCTTAAACACCGTCAATAACGGAAACAATGGGCTAACGGGCGGTGCCAATGCTGGCAATATCGCCAATCTCCTCCCGTCTGATCCGACGAGCTTGAATGATTTAATGGACTTGCTTTATGCCGCAACAGAGGTGGCTCTTGCAGGAAATAGTCAAGGGGTGGACGCAGGAACTGCTCAAAACCTGACGGCTAATGTTGCGGTTGTGGAGCAGGCATTAAATGCCGCTCACGGTACTTATGGCTCTTTTGCTCAAATGACAGACGGTCAAATCATGGCGCAAAGCACATGGGCAGGGACTTGGATTGGCGATAACTGGTCAAAGATCACAGCTCAAATGACAAGCGACCAAAAGAATGCGCAAGGTACGGCAGGACCAAGTGCGACGAGTAACGACCTGATGATTATCGGCATGGGAAGTGCGGACACAGGAATTAAAGCCCCTGACGCGTCAAGCCTGTCTGAAAAACTTCCCCTTAAAAGCTCGGACGGGAACGCAGAGCTCTACGTGGGAGACAATGGCAAACTCTGGGTCAAAGCCTTAAAACCAACGAATGGGACAGTAACTTTTCCCAAGATTGAAACCCAAGGCACGGCAGGCACTTCACTAGGCACCGCGCCTTTTTATATTGCAGATAAAGCCAATAACTCAGAAGGAGCTGGCCTTCAAACACGGCTCGCCCCCGTGGGACTCTTTAAAGCAGGTACCCCACAAAGCGGCGCAATTAACGTGTCCATTAAAATGCTTGCCATGGGGGAAAACAAAGGGCAAAAAACACAAAGTGGGAACTCTAACCCGACAGGCTTCTCCCAAGCAGGCGCGGTCTTAGAAGTGGAAAATGTCGCCACAGGCAAACGCCTCAAAGCGTCTGACGCGATTGATTCCAATGACCCAATTAAGGCAAGCAGCGGTACGTTAACGACTGGTAGTGATGGAAACTTGCAACTGGAGGTAGGCGCTGACGGGAAATATGGCCTCACCAATCTCCCCATTGCAGACGATAAGGGCAATTACGACACCTATCGCTATGTGGAAGTGAAAGCCCCGAAAGGCGAAGCACTGAGCGTCCCTGATGAAAAAGGAACCTTCAGTTTTGAAGCAAGCGATTCAGTTGATGCCACGTCCCACAACCTAGAAACGGCAGACACCCTTATTCAGGATAGCCCAATGGTTGAAACGGGTATTGCAAAGATTGACGCGGACACGACCTTCCAAGGCACGAATGGCAAACCTGATTTGTCTGGCGCTGAGCTAAGCTTGTATGTGAAAACATCTGATTCAGGAACTACCGTTATTAACGGAGTTTCTAAAGTCGGCACCTTTGTCCCCGTCAAACAAAGCCAAGGCATTGACCCCAATACGGGTAAAAGTGCGGCGGTGGTCTTGTCTGTGGACGCCCATTATGCGCCTAACGCCAACGGAAATATTGTGCTTGTGACGAATCAAGACGGGGTGGCTGGAAAAGTATCCCACCTTGCCCTGCCAAATAGCGATGATTTATACTGGTTTGAAACGAAAACACCGAAAGGCTTTGCGAATAACCCTGACGGCCTTTCGGAACACTTTGAAAGCAGTAATGCCATTGATGCCGCAAATAACAATCTGGAAGATAATCATGCAACGAGCGGCACAATTTCAGATAAACCCATGCTGGCGCTTCATTTAGATAAAAATTCCACCAATCCTGCCTTTGATACGGTGCTTGGAAAAGCCACTTATGAAGCCGTTGATGAAAAAGGCACACCGCTGACGCTTGACGAGGGACTGGACCCCAAAACAGGAACAGCCGCTAATATTTACGTAACGACAGGCACACTGGTTAAAAATGACCAGCAGCTCTTGGAGGTTGAGGCAACAAGTGACGGCAAAATTGACCTCCAAAACATTGATGGCACCAAGGTTTCAGGAAACCTCCATTTTGTGGAAGTAAACCCTGCCGATGGCCACGCAAAGAGTAACGTCAAAGTGGAGGAGACGATTAAGCCTGACACCTACAGTTCAGACGACACAAACTTTGAAGCAAGTGCCACAACAACCGATAAACCCATGGGGGAGCTTGCCTTAACCAAGATTGACGCCGATACCAAGTCAAGTACGACCCAAGGCGCAGCGCTCTTACAAGGTGCTACACTTGGCCTATACGCTGAAACGTCCACGAGTGGGACGACCATGATTGAGGGCGTAACTTATTCAGGAACGCTGGTGCCTGTCGCGCAAAGTGCAGGGGTTAATCCCAAGACAGGCGAAAGTGCTCCCGTGGTGCTCTCAAATGGGGGAACTTATGCCAAGGACGCAGACGGAAAGGTCGTCTTAGTGTCTGATTCCAAAGGTAACTTTGGCGAGGTTCAGAATCTGGACTTGTCGCAAAACCTGACCTACTACGGGATTGAACTCCAAGCGCCTTATGGCTACACCCGAAACACCAACGCCCACGTCTGGAACTTCTCCAAAGATTCTAAGGTGGATAGCACCACCAATAACTACGAAGATAGCGACAACCTCAAAGGGACGATTGCAGATCGCGTGGTTGATTTTGACTTCATGTTTGATAAAGTCGCAGGCGATAATGGGGCAACGGGTCTTAAAGGCTCAGGCTGGACGCTCACACCCGTCTCAGGCACAACGACCGCCGCAAATGCCATGAATACCCTTGGAAAATTTAATAATAGTGAGCAGACCAATCTGATTGGACGAGATACCATGATTTCGCCCGATACAGGCCTTGCGACTCCTGTCACGAAAGTCAGCCAGCTCTATCTGGGCGCGACGCAAACCTCGCATAACTTCACAGACCCCCAAGGAGCGTTAGAAACAGGCATGGTAGAGTACGACCATGTCCAAGCAGGAAAATATATCGCCAGTGAAACAACAGTGCCTGACGGCGAAACCAAAGCCCATGACATGGAAGTGGACATTTTACCTGACGGAACGACCAACGGTGCGCCTGATGACTATGAGTTCAAAGTCACAGACGAAACCACCCACCATGTCTTAACGGATCAGGACATTCCTGTGTCTTATGACCCGACCAAAGACGGACTGTTGCTCTTAGATGATAATAACCTCCTTGGTAAATTCAATCTCGGACAGATTAAGGATAATCCGATTGTGCCACCAACGCTTACCACAAATGCTTTTGATGAAGCGACAAATAAAGCAACGCTTGGGCTGGGTCAAGTCACGATTGGCGATAATGTTACTGCGACAAATGTCGCAAGTGCTAAAACGTTGACAGGGGTCTTGGTAGATCACTCTGGAAATCCCGTCAAAGATGGTGCAGGAAATGTGATTCAAAAAAGTGAAACCGTGTCACCAGATAATCAAGGCAATCTGAATACGACGCTCGCTCTCCCACCATTTGATGATGAAGACGCCCTAAATGCTAAGTTTACCGTGGAAGAAACATTGCTTGATGAAACGGGCAAAGTTTTGGTAGAAGATAAAAATTATCAGAATAACCCGACGGAAACCGTCACGGTAGGTAAAGTGCCGACTTTTAGCACACAGCTTTCAGATAACGTGCTTAAATTCGGAAACAATGTGCTTCAAGATAAAGTTTCAGGTAGTGGCTATGAACCTAACCAACAAGTCCAAATTAATGTGGACGGTATGATGGATCAGGCGACGGAAAAAGTGCTCCCTGCTACAGGAAGTAGTATTTTAACGGCGGACGAGGACGGGAAAATCTCAGGAGAGGTCGCAGTTAACGTGGCGATTTCTGACGTAGCTCTTGCAGACCACCATTTGACTGCCTATGAATCCGCCTTTTTAGTTATCAATGGTAAAGTAAGCACCAAGCCTGTCGCCAAAGCCGATAACCCGACAGATAAGAACGAGACAGGCACGGTAAGCAAAGTTCCTGACGGGGCAACTCAAGTGAGTACCGCAACGGTACAAGTGGGTCAGAACACGATTGAAGATAACTACCAAAGCACCAACGGCAGTTATGTATCAGGCACGCAAGTCTTGGCAAAAGCAGGCGAGTGGGACGTAACGAAAAACAAAGCCATTTCCGCAACGGGTGAAGCGACACTTACCGCAGACGATAATGGAAAGCTTGACGGGAAAATCCCCGTAACCTTTACGCTTGATAATTCTGAAATGGGCGATACCATTGTCACGACGGAAGCGGCCTATCTGGTTGTTAATGGTAAGCCAAGCACAACGCCTGTGGTCGTGAATGACAGCCATACCGATAAAAAGGAAATGGTTCAACTCCCTAATTTCCAACCGCATAAAGAGGATAATCTCATCGCAGGGACAGATAAAAATGGCAAGTTGTCCTTGACCAGTGTCTTAGAGGACTTGCAAGAACTGCAAGACGACCGTCAAAATATCTCAAATTTTGCCTTGACCAACCAGAACTGGGATTTAACAACTGATGAAACAGGACCTACCTATCAAGCAGAAGTGGCAACAACCGCTAAAAATCCAGCGGTGAATCAGTTTGAAAAAAATCGCAAAATGAATAACAATAATCGCAATGTCCTGCTCGGCCAAACTTACGACTTTCCTTTGATGTTGGATGTGCGCAATTTGAACCAATCAGCCCAAGAAACTGAAATTCAAATGACAGATGACTTGCCAACGCAATATCTGAACCTTTTACTGGGTCAAATCACCATCCGAAATAGTGAAGGTCAAGTCCTTTCTCCTAGCCTTTACATCGTGACGGCAGGAAAAGAAACGAAGGGCAAAACCCCGATTACCATTGCTTTCAAGGCCACAAAGGAAATCAAAGATGCGAACGGTCAAACCGTTAAAATTGTGGACACCACTAAAATCCCGCTTGGCGAGCGCTATTTCATTGACTTACCCGTCTCGGTCAAAGACAGCACCCCAAATGGGACGAAAATTGTCAATACGGCCAATGAAACGGTGTTTGATACATCAGGTCATCAAGTCACGAAAGCGACCGAAACTCGTCAAAATCAAGTAGTCACGCCAAGCGGCAGTACAAAAGTCGAGAAAAATACCCTGAAACCTGTGAAAGACGCGACCTATGTGGACGACTGGACAAGTGATAAAGACCGTCCGCTCACTGTTGGACAAACTTATACGGTTAAAGTCCCAGGCTTTATCTGGGATAAGACAACCAACCAAGAAGTGAAAGCAACAGGTAGCGTGACTTTTGTGGCAACTGCACCCGTCATGACCGTTAAAATTCCTGTCCAGCTAGATGCAAGTTCGCTTTCTGGGCATGATTTAGTCACGATGGAAGACTTATTCATGAAAGACGACACAACGAAAAAGGACATCAAAGTCGCTGAGTTTCGGGATAAAAATGCCACGTCTGAAACGGTTCATGTCGAAAAAACAAGCGTTCCGCAAACACCTCAAAGTCCACAATCCCCGCAGCCGCCAAAGACTCCGTTACAAGTCATCACGAGTGTCTTACCTAAAACAGGCGATAAAGGTGGCGGACTCTTAGCCGCTTTGGGTGCTCTTGTTCTTCTAAGTGTAGCCGTATTGAAACGCAAAGCGCTGGTTAGCTTGAAGCGCAAGCTCCGCCGTAAATTGAAAAAATGA
- a CDS encoding GNAT family N-acetyltransferase — MNLEIKNVSKTLPEYRQVIDLVKNSFPKEEQYPIWLLKLWALKKNVHFWAYYQNDEFCGVSYLVSHEEMTFVLYLAVNNQVQSKGYGSAILETLKEKFSDKNITLNIERLDPSADNYEQRVKRLKFYKKNGFYDTDYTITDRGETFLTLTTSPSFSVEVFKKVLRELTLGLDLLKIGKSES, encoded by the coding sequence ATGAATTTAGAAATAAAAAATGTATCTAAAACTTTACCGGAATATCGTCAAGTCATAGATTTAGTTAAAAATTCTTTTCCTAAAGAAGAACAATATCCAATTTGGTTGCTAAAACTTTGGGCCTTGAAGAAAAATGTACATTTCTGGGCTTACTATCAAAATGATGAATTTTGTGGTGTTTCTTACCTTGTGAGTCATGAAGAGATGACTTTTGTTTTATATTTAGCAGTTAATAATCAGGTTCAGTCTAAAGGTTATGGTTCAGCGATTTTAGAAACTTTAAAAGAAAAATTTTCAGATAAAAATATTACTTTGAACATTGAGAGACTTGATCCGAGTGCAGATAATTATGAACAGAGAGTAAAACGTCTAAAATTCTATAAAAAGAATGGTTTTTATGATACAGACTACACAATTACTGATCGGGGAGAAACTTTCTTAACTTTGACAACATCCCCCTCTTTCTCTGTAGAGGTTTTTAAAAAGGTCTTAAGAGAATTAACTTTGGGTCTTGATTTATTAAAAATCGGAAAATCTGAATCCTGA
- a CDS encoding S8 family peptidase encodes MVDKNPILNFNPREFDSGKTPGGGNTDKPSWTLKEQELAMRAERLSSEIDGLNVSWDDNEKYGFSKLIDIEFIEKAKAKSHQKKILDLFSGSGGVRQVGMSSEFTMTLKIKNADDFRIIKEKLSDPERNDVSISAIQQIQSFEPIFNTSGKSAIYKVSLIDYLIENENKGAYCLIEKRLTEHKIDFSALRYGNKPVIEIREDNLDKLTFIKQLPIKSLEPMEETPPFRFQSIKGMPDVPLLEFDPTKRYPLIGLMDSGVTQNKYTKGWVTRGNGCQYEENNLDTTHGTYISTLLIHGDRLNNYSDSESVGCIIIEVPIVPKKAITEVELVGNIERAVQQNPEIDIWNLSVSLSGEISENRFSDFSIELDRIQAENNVLFFKSAGNDDSFYRGGQAGKLSIGAETIHGVTVGAMNRASDNFGFTKAEYPAPYSRRGRGPASIIKPDLSFYGGDVFATKKNPTQYVDFATIGEMGFGANEEEIYQVGTSFSTPKVAKIAAEIADYLEMEDFNPLLIKALLIHSASYSNNLLISEEDKIEKLGFGKPKPVSNIVFSSLGSSTLLLKGELEKGKNIDILNFPFPKTMVENGKFKGRLTATLVYNPYLEGELGSEYCQSNLQFKLGTYDNIVPVEGRFAVFNPYKREGSKNIFLNSIYSKKKINQNTQFGTERLQIKYGDKYYPVKKYTYDLKELSPTNEKYITEDKKWYLFLEGQYRNFVQDKYDGLEKGLAMEYCLLISITDPEEDVDVYTGIVQSLEENNFVYNEVQVGANIQVEHDID; translated from the coding sequence ATGGTAGATAAAAATCCAATATTGAATTTCAATCCTAGGGAGTTTGATTCTGGGAAAACACCAGGGGGTGGAAATACAGATAAGCCAAGTTGGACGCTAAAAGAACAAGAGTTAGCTATGCGAGCTGAACGTTTAAGTTCTGAAATAGATGGATTAAACGTATCATGGGATGACAATGAAAAGTATGGTTTTTCCAAGTTGATAGATATTGAGTTTATTGAAAAAGCCAAGGCAAAAAGTCATCAAAAGAAAATCCTTGATTTGTTTTCTGGGAGCGGTGGCGTTAGACAAGTTGGCATGTCTTCAGAATTCACTATGACTCTGAAAATCAAAAATGCAGATGATTTTCGAATAATCAAAGAAAAGTTGTCTGATCCCGAAAGAAACGATGTTTCGATTTCGGCAATCCAACAAATTCAATCTTTTGAGCCTATTTTCAATACTTCTGGGAAATCAGCTATTTATAAGGTCTCACTTATAGATTATTTGATAGAAAATGAAAATAAAGGCGCATATTGCTTGATAGAGAAACGGCTAACTGAACATAAAATAGATTTTTCTGCTTTAAGATATGGAAATAAACCTGTTATTGAAATCAGAGAAGATAATTTAGATAAATTGACTTTTATAAAACAGTTGCCAATCAAATCATTAGAGCCAATGGAGGAAACACCTCCCTTTCGATTTCAGTCTATAAAAGGAATGCCTGATGTACCACTTCTTGAATTTGATCCAACCAAAAGATACCCATTAATAGGCTTGATGGATTCAGGAGTTACACAAAATAAATATACAAAAGGATGGGTTACTCGGGGAAATGGTTGTCAATATGAAGAGAACAATTTAGATACAACACATGGAACTTATATTTCCACTTTGTTGATTCATGGTGATAGGTTAAATAATTATTCTGATTCTGAGAGTGTTGGATGCATAATTATTGAAGTACCAATAGTTCCTAAAAAAGCGATTACTGAAGTGGAACTTGTGGGGAATATTGAAAGGGCAGTCCAGCAAAACCCAGAAATTGATATCTGGAACTTATCTGTGAGTCTTAGTGGAGAGATTTCCGAAAATAGATTCTCGGATTTTTCGATTGAATTAGATAGAATTCAAGCAGAGAATAATGTGCTGTTTTTCAAATCGGCTGGGAACGATGATTCTTTTTATCGTGGTGGGCAAGCTGGAAAATTGAGCATAGGAGCAGAAACAATTCATGGTGTGACTGTGGGGGCGATGAATAGAGCTTCAGACAATTTTGGTTTTACAAAAGCTGAATATCCTGCGCCTTATTCGAGACGAGGGAGAGGTCCTGCCTCAATCATTAAACCTGATTTGTCTTTTTATGGCGGAGATGTATTTGCAACGAAAAAGAATCCAACTCAGTATGTGGATTTTGCAACAATTGGCGAGATGGGATTCGGTGCAAATGAAGAAGAAATTTATCAGGTTGGAACTAGCTTTTCAACACCAAAAGTAGCAAAAATAGCAGCTGAGATTGCAGATTATTTAGAAATGGAAGACTTTAATCCTTTATTAATTAAAGCATTATTGATCCATTCAGCTTCTTATAGTAACAACTTACTCATTTCTGAGGAAGATAAAATAGAAAAGTTGGGTTTTGGGAAACCTAAGCCAGTCTCCAATATTGTCTTTTCAAGTTTAGGTTCTTCAACCTTATTACTTAAAGGAGAACTCGAAAAAGGAAAGAATATTGATATACTTAATTTTCCGTTTCCTAAAACAATGGTAGAAAATGGGAAATTTAAAGGACGTTTAACTGCGACATTGGTTTATAACCCGTATCTTGAAGGTGAGCTTGGATCGGAGTATTGTCAATCTAATTTACAATTCAAATTAGGTACGTATGACAATATTGTCCCTGTTGAAGGTAGATTTGCTGTTTTTAATCCTTATAAACGCGAAGGATCAAAGAATATATTTTTGAATAGTATTTATTCAAAAAAGAAAATTAACCAAAATACTCAATTTGGTACGGAGAGACTACAAATTAAATATGGAGACAAGTACTATCCAGTTAAAAAATATACTTATGATTTGAAAGAATTGTCTCCAACAAACGAAAAGTACATCACGGAAGACAAGAAATGGTATTTATTCTTAGAGGGACAATATAGAAATTTTGTTCAAGATAAATACGATGGACTTGAAAAAGGGTTAGCTATGGAGTATTGTTTGCTAATCAGTATTACAGATCCAGAAGAAGATGTTGATGTCTATACAGGTATAGTCCAAAGCTTAGAAGAGAATAATTTTGTTTATAATGAGGTGCAAGTCGGAGCAAATATTCAGGTTGAACATGATATTGATTGA
- a CDS encoding AAA family ATPase, giving the protein MHTEILKIIEGSVTNDRQKSLNYAKKLADLYSENGENKIAEKIRKIIQEKDTNLATLDSMIARPFDKETKMEMVDISLPTENNEVLIFNEIIENEIADFILSYTKRDNLMSKGIETSNHLLVYGPPGTGKTSLAKYVSLQTGLPLVTARLDGLVSSFLGSTAKNIRKIFDYASKEPCILFLDEFDVLAKIRDDKNELGELKRVVNSLLQNIDNFSEDSILIAATNHAQLLDEAVWRRFTKVLKLDLPNEKLRRELILEFSALMENNYQNDSKKIKVLSNAMEKFSPADIKSVIYSGAKKSILNNSEQMNYGQIIYEIFLKKFSDEGSIEKAVEFLIAYKVPQREVGEVLNISIRQVRNILEERKNGR; this is encoded by the coding sequence GTGCATACAGAAATTTTAAAGATAATTGAGGGAAGTGTCACGAATGACCGTCAAAAATCTCTCAACTACGCAAAGAAGCTGGCAGATTTGTATTCTGAAAATGGAGAAAATAAAATTGCTGAGAAAATAAGAAAGATTATTCAAGAAAAAGATACAAATTTAGCCACACTGGATAGTATGATTGCAAGACCATTTGATAAAGAAACAAAGATGGAAATGGTTGATATTTCTCTTCCAACAGAAAATAATGAGGTACTTATTTTCAATGAAATTATTGAAAATGAAATTGCAGATTTCATATTAAGTTATACAAAGAGAGATAATTTGATGTCAAAGGGAATTGAAACAAGTAACCATCTTCTTGTATATGGCCCACCTGGTACTGGAAAAACCTCCTTGGCAAAATATGTTAGCCTACAAACAGGACTCCCATTAGTGACTGCTAGATTAGATGGATTAGTGTCTTCATTTCTAGGGAGTACGGCAAAAAATATCAGGAAAATTTTTGATTATGCCTCAAAAGAACCGTGTATTCTATTTCTAGATGAATTTGATGTCCTTGCTAAGATTCGAGATGATAAAAATGAATTAGGAGAATTAAAACGTGTAGTGAATAGTTTGTTACAAAATATTGATAATTTTAGTGAAGATAGTATTTTAATTGCAGCAACTAATCATGCTCAATTGTTAGACGAAGCAGTTTGGAGACGATTTACGAAAGTTCTAAAATTAGATTTACCAAATGAAAAATTGCGTAGGGAATTGATTCTTGAATTTTCAGCTTTAATGGAAAACAATTACCAAAATGATTCAAAAAAGATAAAAGTATTAAGCAATGCAATGGAAAAATTTTCTCCAGCCGATATAAAGAGTGTCATTTATTCAGGAGCAAAGAAATCAATTCTGAACAATAGTGAACAAATGAACTATGGCCAAATTATATATGAGATTTTTTTAAAAAAATTTTCTGATGAAGGAAGTATTGAAAAGGCAGTAGAATTTTTAATTGCTTATAAAGTGCCACAGCGAGAAGTTGGAGAAGTATTAAATATTTCAATTCGGCAAGTGCGTAATATCTTAGAGGAGAGAAAAAATGGTAGATAA